In one Umezawaea sp. Da 62-37 genomic region, the following are encoded:
- a CDS encoding malectin domain-containing carbohydrate-binding protein, whose product MKHFRRTAAVLAALALVVGGASVAQAEPATVNIDAGGPGDATFAPDSFGTGGLVDTKPAAAPSLANWRAAHPIPTELWHTSRYLESSYVVPGLTPGATYEVRLYFMDWYFKGKSGMRIFDVAIDGTKVLTDFDIIATAKALGADGGNNFGLEKDFTAVVGESGTVTIDFIRGKEDQPQVNAIALVPVTP is encoded by the coding sequence TTGAAGCACTTCCGACGAACGGCCGCCGTGCTCGCCGCGCTGGCACTGGTGGTGGGCGGCGCGAGCGTCGCCCAAGCCGAGCCCGCGACCGTGAACATCGACGCGGGCGGGCCGGGTGACGCGACCTTCGCGCCCGACTCGTTCGGCACCGGTGGTCTCGTCGACACCAAGCCCGCCGCCGCGCCGAGCCTGGCCAACTGGCGGGCCGCCCACCCGATCCCGACCGAACTCTGGCACACGTCCCGCTACCTGGAGTCCTCCTACGTCGTCCCCGGTCTCACGCCCGGCGCGACCTACGAGGTGCGCCTGTACTTCATGGACTGGTACTTCAAGGGCAAGTCCGGCATGCGGATCTTCGACGTGGCGATCGACGGCACGAAGGTGCTGACGGACTTCGACATCATCGCCACCGCCAAAGCGCTCGGCGCCGACGGCGGGAACAACTTCGGCCTGGAGAAGGACTTCACCGCCGTGGTCGGCGAGTCCGGGACGGTCACCATCGACTTCATCCGCGGCAAGGAGGACCAGCCGCAGGTCAACGCGATCGCGCTGGTCCCGGTCACCCCGTGA